One region of Octopus sinensis linkage group LG30, ASM634580v1, whole genome shotgun sequence genomic DNA includes:
- the LOC118768535 gene encoding involucrin-like isoform X2, which yields MSHEDELGKDETMVQVIDELKREEKQISQELKELKELEKQMNKDLKAGMSKLEELEIPELKELETLELKEPEDLAIAELDDLEELEELEEMEIPELKELKEDLEASEMKELDLEIPELNDLEIPELKELEDLKIMDDTELNKEIEDLECLKNWRLHC from the exons ATGAGTCATGAAGATGAATTAGGGAAGGACGAAACTATGGTGCAGGTGATAGATGAATTAAAAAGGGAGGAAAAGCAGATATCACAGGAGTTGAAGGAACTGAAGGAACTGGAAAAACAGATGAATAAAGATCTAAAGGCAGGTATGAGCAAGTTAGAAGAGTTGGAAATACCCGAGCTAAAGGAACTGGAAACTCTGGAGCTGAAAGAACCTGAAGATCTGGCGATAGCTGAATTGGATGATCTAGAAGAACtggaagaactggaagaaatggaGATACCTGAGCTGAAGGAACTGAAGGAAGATTTAGAGGCAAGTGAGATGAAGGAACTAGATCTCGAAATACCGGAGCTAA ATGATCTGGAGATACCTGAGCTGAAAGAACTGGAAGATTTGAAGATAATGGATGACACCGAACTGAATAAAGAGATAGAAGACTTGGAGTGTTTGAAGAATTGGCGGCTCCACTGTTGA
- the LOC118768516 gene encoding zinc finger protein 2 homolog isoform X1, which translates to MEKIEKSEEMIFPEGMIKEKSKLSYNCDICKKSFSQKGNLKTHKRIHTGEKPYHCDICGKSFTGSIDLTRHVRIHTGEKPYHCDICGKSFSQSVVLTTHKRIHTGEKPYHCDICGKSFSERSALTRHSRIHTGEKPFHCDICGKSFCRSSDFTKHNVFIQERNHITVISVINHSLKVIT; encoded by the exons ATGGAAAAGATCGAGAAATCTGAGGAAATGATTTTTCCTGAAGGTAtgataaaagagaaaagtaaattgTCATAcaactgtgatatctgtaaaaagtccTTCTCTCAAAAAGGTAACCTGAaaactcacaaacgtattcatacaggggagaagccatatcattgtgatatttgtggtaaatcattcactggaAGTATTGACTTAACTAGGCATgtacgcattcatacaggtgaaaaaccatatcattgtgatatctgtggtaaatccttctctcaaagTGTTgtcttaactacacacaaacgtattcatacaggagagaagccatatcactgtgat atctgtggtaaatcattctctgaacgTAGTGCATTAACTAGACACAGCCGTATTcacacaggggagaagccatttcattgtgatatctgtggtaaatcattctgcaGAAGTAGTGACTTTACAAAACACAAcgtattcattcaggagagaaaccatatcactgtgatatctgtaataaatcattctctcaaggtAATAACTTag
- the LOC118768516 gene encoding zinc finger protein 271-like isoform X2 translates to MEKIEKSEEMIFPEGMIKEKSKLSYNCDICKKSFSQKGNLKTHKRIHTGEKPYHCDICNKSFSQGNNLAKHIYIHTGEKSYHCDICAKSFSTSSALTSHKRVHTGEKPYHCDICGKLFSQNSDLTKHRRIHTR, encoded by the exons ATGGAAAAGATCGAGAAATCTGAGGAAATGATTTTTCCTGAAGGTAtgataaaagagaaaagtaaattgTCATAcaactgtgatatctgtaaaaagtccTTCTCTCAAAAAGGTAACCTGAaaactcacaaacgtattcatacag gagagaaaccatatcactgtgatatctgtaataaatcattctctcaaggtAATAACTTagctaaacacatatatattcatacaggagagaagtcatatcactgtgatatctgtgctaAATCATTCTCCACAAGTAGTGCCTTGacttctcacaaacgtgttcacacaggggaaaaaccatatcactgtgatatctgtggtaaattattctctcaaaacagtgacttaactaaacacagacgtattcatacaagaTAA
- the LOC118768535 gene encoding MATH domain and coiled-coil domain-containing protein At2g42475-like isoform X1, producing MSHEDELGKDETMVQVIDELKREEKQISQELKELKELEKQMNKDLKAGMSKLEELEIPELKELETLELKEPEDLAIAELDDLEELEELEEMEIPELKELKEDLEASEMKELDLEIPELKELEDLEINELKDLDDLEIPELKELEDLKIMDDTELNKEIEDLECLKNWRLHC from the exons ATGAGTCATGAAGATGAATTAGGGAAGGACGAAACTATGGTGCAGGTGATAGATGAATTAAAAAGGGAGGAAAAGCAGATATCACAGGAGTTGAAGGAACTGAAGGAACTGGAAAAACAGATGAATAAAGATCTAAAGGCAGGTATGAGCAAGTTAGAAGAGTTGGAAATACCCGAGCTAAAGGAACTGGAAACTCTGGAGCTGAAAGAACCTGAAGATCTGGCGATAGCTGAATTGGATGATCTAGAAGAACtggaagaactggaagaaatggaGATACCTGAGCTGAAGGAACTGAAGGAAGATTTAGAGGCAAGTGAGATGAAGGAACTAGATCTCGAAATACCGGAGCTAAAGGAGCTGGAAGATCTGGAGATAAATGAGTTGAAAGATCTGGATGATCTGGAG ATACCTGAGCTGAAAGAACTGGAAGATTTGAAGATAATGGATGACACCGAACTGAATAAAGAGATAGAAGACTTGGAGTGTTTGAAGAATTGGCGGCTCCACTGTTGA